The following nucleotide sequence is from Anopheles stephensi strain Indian chromosome 3, UCI_ANSTEP_V1.0, whole genome shotgun sequence.
CCCCCGCTAACCTATCGCGTCGGGGAACACTCTTTACTTCCGGTGCCATTCTTTACCGTCTCCAAGCGTAACTTTTTGTTGCCTCGCTTGATCGCTTTCTGTTCCATCTCCTCAAAGTGGCTAATGAACATCGCTTTCAGCGCGGGATAAAACTTGCACAGCGTGGGCAAATCGTCCAGCGTTACTTCCATGTTGTCGAACGCAATGCCTAAATCGGTACCGAGTCCCGACTGCTGCTGTTCCGGTCGTAGGCGAGGAATTTTAGCGTACCGCTGGCTGAAGTGCGTTAGCAGTGTGTACCGGGCATTCATTTTCCGTCCCTGCTCGATCGCCTGCGACAGTGTGCTGTGCATTTTGATGCGTGCCTCCGCCGCCAGTTCATCCTCCATCGTTGCTTCGTGTATCAGGACGGTTGAGTCACGGCCCAGCGCGATAAGACTTTCGCAGGGCATCGTATCACCGCTGTAGGTAATTTTTACATCTCCCTCGATGTTGGTGTCCGGGTGCGTTCCGATCGCAGCCACTTTCAAGGCAACGCCGAACGAGTGTGGACAGTGCCGGACACGGCAGGTAGCTATCTCTTGAATGCCCATCTCAAACAGTCGTTCGTCTTTGAAAGGCTGTTCCAGCTGAAAGGAAACGTTATACTGTAGCATCGACCCTTGGTGCTGTTTTCCATTGTCGCCCACTTACCAGATCTGCATTTTTCACCAGCGTATAGTCTTTGTGGATGGATTCGAAGCGGCAATCGTACAACCGAAGCCAGTAGGAAATTTGTTCCGGGGCGAATAACGTTAGACGTTCACAGTCATCGCCGAACAGTTTTTTGCGCGCCTGCAGTAAACCAATCAATCCTGAAAATGGAGATGCGAACCGTTTTAATACTTTAATGCTTGTTTTAAACCTTTTACGTCCGTACCTAAATGATGGTCGGCATGCAGGTGCGAGATGTAGACCGCCTTTATCGATCGCAGCACAGCTTCTGCGTGCGTTTTGCCGAAAAATCGCCATATTTGACCGACCGTTCCTTCACCACAGTCCAACAGAATTGAGGACTGGTTGCTGAAGAGCATAAGCATGCATTATTACTGGTAGGAAATTTGTTCAACGGACCGAGACTATTTTACCTAGTCAAAATCAAAATTGCGCTAACATTTCGAGTTTTGTTTGGTATTGATGATCCGGTGCCGAGGAAAATCAAGCGAGGAAATTGTTCTGCTCTTATCGATGCGGACCGCCGCTCGTTGTGCTGTACCATTTGTTGTTTCAAGGCTTCCAGCGCTTCTTTAAAATCTGGTAACAGCTCAAGCTCGCTCAGGTACTCGGATGCATTCAACGATGCTTCTTGTGCCCTAAAATTGGTTAATTTTGTTAGGATCGAAATGTTTTCTGTTTAATCGCCTCACGCTCACCTGTCGATTCCTTTCGGTGGGCGAATGTGCATGTAGCTCAGCGATGACGATCGCACAAGATCGGGATCGGTCGCTGGAGGATCGTTATACTCGTtgttctcttctctgtggagaaaaaaatggtttaaactgtgtatttttttttccttttcccgtcCTAACATACCTTAGCAGTGGGAAGATCTGTTCATCTAGCTGATTCAAATGATACTGAATCCGGTGTGCCGCAATGTAGCCGGAAAAGTTATTCACCTCGTTCAACGCTATGTGCCGGGTGCTGGCCGAAAACCGGTCCATGAATTGTCGATACTCTTCACAGCGCATCACATCGACGGGAGTAAAATGTACCACGAAAATAGCTTGATCCGCTTCATCGGTGGCTTGCTGCTGGTATTTAGCAAACACATCACCTTTCGCCATAAAATCTTTCAAGTACTCGCGGCTGGGAATGTCTATGAACATAAATACAGGACCAGGATCATCGGGAGCTCGTACGTCAGCCGATTTAACGACACGTCCGTCGGGTAAGGTAACGTCGTTGCCATTTTTTAACTGTCCCAGCAGTGGGCCTGGTGGTACACCAAAATCAACGCACCGTTCCAGGGACAGTTGACCATGGCGTGGTTTAAGCTTGCAGATGTACGCCATTACGGAAGTTTCCTCACGTTTTGTCCAATCTGTAGTGCGAGCACTTTTGGTCGTTTCTGACTGAGTTTGTGGCGGTGCCTCCTTCTTTCGCTCATACGCATAATAGTCCGTATCGTCAACGGGAGCCTCTTCCTGGCTTTGTTCCTCGTCAGATCCGGCCCCTTTGCATTCGCTCGTATCTCGATTGATCACCACGTATCGAAGGGTCATGACGTGATCTTCGTACACGTCTCCCGTTGCGTACTCGGACGCCTCCACCTTCATGTCCTTTAGTATAACGAACCGTCGCATCGCTTTGAACAGTTCATCCAGCCCGGGAGGGCCATGAAGCGATACGGCCGGTACCCCGACGTCCTGCATCGTTAAACAAATGCCCGGTAAACCACCGATTCGTTCCCAGTTAGTGCGGGTCATGAAAATGTTCTCCAAGCACGACAGCTTCGTTTTGTGCTCGTACGCTAACCTTTGCGTACCCTCTCCGCAGTTAAATAGGTAGCGAGTTTGATCCGTGAAAAGGTACACCGACGCCGGTGCACCCGGTGCGCCACATCCTAGCACCTGCAGGTTTACAATGCCGGGCGACACTTTCGACACTTTTTGCTTCAGCTTCAATCGCTGCTTCTGAGCCTCGGCAATGTGTTTTGGATCAAGGGGCATTTTACTGAGCACGTTGTGCAATTTCTTATGGGAAGAATTCCAACGCTTGGGAACGATAGATCTAACTACATGTGAGTTTAGCAATTCACTAATTGTATACATATATTCTAGCCGATCGCACTGATCACAAACCGAAACCAAAGATGAGCAACGTGTTTATGGAAATCATATGTTTTTAGCCTCCCTTTGCCGAACCGACTTTGACATGTGTTTGTTTACGAAAAAGCCGGCAcaatttcacacacaaaactgTATTCATTTACTGATGGtttaaatgaaatatgaaCCAAATTTTGTAATACAATTCCAGCTACAATTATTTTAGTGGTTGCATCAGAAAATCAGTTGTTGATTTGTATTTTCTTGTAGAGTGTTGGATGACAAATTTTATCCTGCGATCGAGCAGGAACTGGTTCTAAGCTTGTTGCTTGAATGGAAATGTCGTAGGAAAATTTTCTTGAACTGAAACATTTCACATTGTGGCTAAGCGTTCCCGTTTCACTAGAAATTTTGGGGTTTTCCAATTGTGCTTAATTTTTTAGTAATAttttccattgtttttttagttttgagcttaaataaatttttcgtAACCAGATAAAAGGCAGATTT
It contains:
- the LOC118511554 gene encoding ribonuclease Z, mitochondrial; the protein is MYTISELLNSHVVRSIVPKRWNSSHKKLHNVLSKMPLDPKHIAEAQKQRLKLKQKVSKVSPGIVNLQVLGCGAPGAPASVYLFTDQTRYLFNCGEGTQRLAYEHKTKLSCLENIFMTRTNWERIGGLPGICLTMQDVGVPAVSLHGPPGLDELFKAMRRFVILKDMKVEASEYATGDVYEDHVMTLRYVVINRDTSECKGAGSDEEQSQEEAPVDDTDYYAYERKKEAPPQTQSETTKSARTTDWTKREETSVMAYICKLKPRHGQLSLERCVDFGVPPGPLLGQLKNGNDVTLPDGRVVKSADVRAPDDPGPVFMFIDIPSREYLKDFMAKGDVFAKYQQQATDEADQAIFVVHFTPVDVMRCEEYRQFMDRFSASTRHIALNEVNNFSGYIAAHRIQYHLNQLDEQIFPLLREENNEYNDPPATDPDLVRSSSLSYMHIRPPKGIDRAQEASLNASEYLSELELLPDFKEALEALKQQMVQHNERRSASIRAEQFPRLIFLGTGSSIPNKTRNVSAILILTSNQSSILLDCGEGTVGQIWRFFGKTHAEAVLRSIKAVYISHLHADHHLGLIGLLQARKKLFGDDCERLTLFAPEQISYWLRLYDCRFESIHKDYTLVKNADLLEQPFKDERLFEMGIQEIATCRVRHCPHSFGVALKVAAIGTHPDTNIEGDVKITYSGDTMPCESLIALGRDSTVLIHEATMEDELAAEARIKMHSTLSQAIEQGRKMNARYTLLTHFSQRYAKIPRLRPEQQQSGLGTDLGIAFDNMEVTLDDLPTLCKFYPALKAMFISHFEEMEQKAIKRGNKKLRLETVKNGTGSKECSPTR